Part of the Lolium rigidum isolate FL_2022 chromosome 6, APGP_CSIRO_Lrig_0.1, whole genome shotgun sequence genome, ACAGTGAACATCTTGAGCTTGGGGAAGAAGGGCGGTATTTATTCCCCcacaaaattgagccgttgcagAAAATtgaggccggatattccggcctaagtaagggccggataattcgCCCCGCCCCCAATTTCCGGTGCCAAGGAAAATATCCGGGGGGGGGGTATACTGGTGTTCGGCCGCTTAGTACTTAGCCGTTTTCAGGGGCCGaatatttgcaaatatccggccctggATTATCCAGCCTGTGGCtattttctcctctttttttttctcttttcaacATGAATTCGACCACGGTTAATCTCTGCACCATTTCAACGCACATCAATGTATCAcacatgttgtcatcaaacacacaaaactataAAGTTAGAGACATGTTCTTTcaatggggtacataatatgcatctatcaatacatattacacataatatgatcagatctcatagcacaatatcatagaataaggatccaccacatatgtatacaaatatggccataatcatgtgatgcagctcatatggcactaagaactatgaagaacatgagagaaataaatcaagctactgccactaacccgtagtccagaggttgactactctcccttgatcatggtgatgatgaagacgttggagaaggtggagatccctccggcggtgatcccggtggagtttccccctccaatcttctatgCTGCAGGCCTctattttcgtgtttctgtcttctgcgtcgctctcctcccgagaactctttggGGCCATAATTATAGtgctttttaggtcaaaatacgtcggtgggcgaaagaaATCGGGTCGATTGGACGATCGAGGGCCAAAAGAgggtgggtggcgcgcccaccatgtttgggcgcgccacctgaccTCTTTTGGGCCTTAGGCCCATCCATGtgtcctccaaagctttagggtgcttctcccgatgaaaaagtgacgctccaaagATCACAGATCAATTTgattccgtataggtctctgaaagtgaaaatacgcaaaacaatgtttttgctgttttgcagggttataaaccaaataaatgaGATCATTGGATAATCtctataaatcaatgtaaaacatgttattatcatcatatatgttgcaaatatgtggaaattcaatatgataaaggataaagttcatgtatgcattttacatgcatccacGTCTAGTATGGAGTCGAAACATGGGAGAAACGGAGTCCCGAAGGTGGTGGGAGCCACCACGGCGCGTCCACCATGTGGGCCCATGCCATGGGGTGATTCTCCACCTTCCCATCTTCGTTTCGCCGACTACTTTTGTGCTCATTTCTTATGTCCAAAAATATTGATGTCCGGGATTTCTTCCCTAGGTCTTCAACATCGAAGGAGCCAAGCTGCTAGCATGTCGACGTGTAGTCTTGCTAGCCAAGGAAGTTTACGTAAACAAGGTAATATTAGAGACACGTAGTAAGTGTGCATGATTTCTGGATATGTACCGTGCGACATACGATGAACCAGGTTGCACATTTCTTAGCTAATGATGACTGCACGAATAATAAGATTTATACTCTCTCCCTCTATCTCAAAGTAGTATTTTTTAAGATAAAATCAGATTTTGTAGAGTTTGACCATATAAAAAGACAAACATATTAATCCTTGCAATATCTAGCGCATTTCATGGTTGTTCCTTTAACATAAGTTTCATATTATAGATGTTAATATCTTTTTGcatatatttggtcaaacttcAAAAAAATTGACTAAAAATTATATGGAACATAGGTTGGTGTTGGATTATTCCGTTTGGGTCGGTGTTCCACCGGCTTTAATTGTACTATACATAGGTTGGTGTTGGATTATTccgtttgcatgaacattgaccaCGACTGAGCAAATCGCCTCTCATAATTTTGAATACCTAGGAGATCTCTAGTCAACAATGAGAAATATCAATCAGATAAtaactaatgatgttaatttcatacaaacaatctttatatatttaaagtaatttttAGTCAAACGAAAAGTACGTAAAACgatgacgccttattccttgaattggAGGTAGTATCTGTAAATGAAGTAGTCATTCTGTAATGGCACCAGACAGCGGCAATTAGAAGATCCGTGAAACAAGACATTAGGGCTGTAATAAACTGTACGGAATCATCGATGTCTCCCGAAAGATCAACACGTTCTGGCATCACAGAAGATCCGAGCCAACAGGACCAGCCGCACGACACAAACACAAGAAAACACCACTCCTCCTCAGCCCCGACCCTTCTTCCTCCCGAGACcgccccctccctccctcccttgtTCCTGTAGAGTTCCAAATAAAAGCCCACCTGCTTTCTTTTCCCGCGACCATTTCCAGAAAAAGAGCTCACActccctctctctatctctctctcctcACCCACACACGGAGCTAAGCAAGAGCCAGGAGGGACCGCTCAAGTACAATTCTAGCCTAGTTTCTTGATCGCAGTTTGGTCTCCCGACCGAGAATGAATCCCTAGAATCTTCTAGATCTTACGTCTACCACCACCTCTGCTTCTCTAATTTAGGTCTCACGTACCTGAGCCATGGAGAGAGGAGGGAGTGGCATCGGGGGCATGCCGGGCGCTCCCCAGAACATCCTGGACGCCGGAGCTCAGGAATACTaccccgccatcgccgccgcctacCCGTTCCCGCCGCTTCAGCACCCGCAGCTCTACTGCCCTCCGGTGACCTACCCGGTCATGCCACCACCCGCTCCGATGCAGATGCCGATGCCTATGGCCATGCCCATGCCCATGCCGCCGCCGCAGACTGTCGCGATTTCGCAGCAATTCGGGATCCCCATGCCGGCGGCTGCCGCCACGGCGTCGGTCGACGGACCGCCGAGCCGCGCCGTCGTCCTCAGCCTCCTGCCGCCGCACACGCCGGAGGCCGAGGTGGCGCGCGCGATGGCGCCCTTCGGCGACGTGCGCGCCGTGGACTCGCTGGCCCTGGCGTCCGAGGGCGTGGCCACCGTGCACTTCTTCGACCTCCGCGCAGCCGAGCGTGCCGTCTCCGCCGTGCGCGAGCAGCACATGCGGCGACAGTGCCTCCTCAGCCAGCACTACGCCGCCATGGGCGCCTGGCCTccccagcagccgccgccgccgcccatggaCTGGCCCCAAGACGAcggcctcggcctcggcctcgTCCTTGGCCAGGCCGTCTGGGCCAACTTCGCCGCCGGCTGCTCCCTGCCGGACGGCGGCCCCAACGGCGGCTCCCTCATCGTGCTCAATTGCCTCCCGGACGTCTCCCTTTCCGAGCTCCGCCAGGCCTTCCAAGCTTACGGTACGCACTCGCCACCCAGCAATTCTCGCCACACCCTGATCGAATTCTCTTAGATATATATGTTGGTCTTGTGCCCCGTTGTTAATTTGCAGGTGACTTGAAGGATGTGAGGGAGCCGGCGCATCGGTCCAGCCACAAGTTCTTGGACTTCTTCGACTCGCGCGACGCCGCGCGCGCGCTCGCTGAGCTCAACGGCCGGGACTTCTTCGGCCACCGGCTGCTCCTCGAGTACACGCGCCCATCGATCCCCGGTGTCCGCAGGTAAGCAATTCTTGGCACACGCACACACCTGCTATCCAGTTCTCGGCTAAAATCTTGTCAAATTGCACCTAGGCGCGCCCACGTGCCGCAGCGGCCCATGGCCCCGACGCCGCCGAGGCTACAATCAACGTGGCGTCCCTTGCCGGCTCCGGCTAAACcgcccccgccggcgccgccgtcgcccggcgCAGGCAAAGCGAGGGAAGGGGTGGTGCTGCTGAGGAGGAGCTCCCCCAAGTCTAGCGCGAGCGATCAGTCCAAGGGTGGCAACAATGCTGGCACGAGCCAAGAACGGAAGGGCAAACGCGGGAAGAACATCACCATTGTCGTGAACGCAACGTCGACTTTGCCTTCCGagtcgccgtcgccggcgtcaGCGACCGCGTCGGCGTCCGGTAAGCAGCCGAGCACGAAAGCAGTCGGCCGCTCAGGGAGCTGGAGAGGGCCGAAGGGCTGGAGACACGGCTGGGAGACGCGGTACGAGTTCAAACAGCCCGACGCCGACAACAACGCCGCCACTGCCGGAGCAGCCACCGACAGCAGCACGCAGGAACCGGAGACGCGGACCACCGTGATGATCAGGAACATACCGAACAAGTACAGGTCGTCGTGCTAGCTTCCGCATTTGCCGCAACAATACAActcctagtagtagtagtactatATTTCATGGATGCATGCTACATTATATTGTGTGGAGAGTTTGCCTAGCCTGGCCTTGTATTTTGACGACTGAACTGCGCTGTGCTATGCTGTTCCTCGCAGCCAGAAGCTGCTCCTGAACATGCTGGACAACCACTGCATCGAATACAACAAGAAGATCGAGGCCGGCGGAGGCGAAGGCGAGTTCGAGGGCCAGCCCTTCTCGTCCTACGATTTCCTCTACCTCCCCATAGATTTCAGGTGAGTCCTGCCCCCAATTACAAGCTGCTCCATTTATATTTTATGGAACACAATGCCACGAACACCCACTTAATTTGCAACTGAAAATTATATGAGAAGTCGGTTCAGTTGTGGTAGAAAATGTAGGTGCTAGAAAATTGGAAGAACAAAGTGGGACAAGTTCTTGGGTTTTAGCTGCCGGATGTGTGAGCTTGTGTGTTTGTGGGAGGCATCTTGTGATAGGACTGTAGTAGTACTAGTACGCCCTGTGcgcttcgcaaaaaaaaaaaaaagtacgccCTGTGCAGCTGGCCTGCAACGCATTGTTGTTATTAGCCCAAATGGAAAAGAAATTGGAGATCACACCGGATCCATCTCGTTTTGATGCAATGAATTCTTTTGTTACATCGCCTGCTGATCGATCAGAAAGGGGTCTCTGTTCCTTCACCTGCTGCCTCTCTAGgatcctccctccctccctctctgccTATTGCTTTGCTCAGCCCTGCATGCGCTTCCATAACAAGGCCAGCACGAACGGATAAAGCGACGATGGGTGTCGAGGGAATCATGGAGTAGCCGTGAAAAGTTGCATCGATGCAAAAGCCTTCTTTTGCATAGATTTTTCTTTATCATTGTGGGGGGGGAGTCAAAGTATGAAAATTTGTGTACGCTAATTTGAAGCACTTTCTTGTGACTTCTGCTTGACTGCCATCTTTTCGCTTGCACGAATCAAGTTGAGAATAGACCTGTCATCAGTGCCCAATGACGGGAGGAACTTGGTGCGTCTTGGTGTCCATAGGCAGCTTCACATCAATAGTAAAAAAATTCTGCTAGTTCCAAAAGCTTGTGACCTGATCACTAACCAGGAGTAGTGAAAAAATAGTATAATGAGAGCTCTTAAGTCTTACTACTTAATTGATCAGCGCATGCGGTGCTACAGTATGTCAAAATTAACAAGTAAACAACATTAGTAATTGCTATATATACCGTTGCATGCAGCAACAAGTGCAATGTGGGGTACGGGTTCGTGAACTTGACCTCGCCGGAAGCAGCCGTGCGGCTGTACAAGGCGTTCCACAAGCAGCCATGGGAGGTGTATAACTCGCGCAAGATCTGCCAAGTTACATATGCACGCTTGCAGGTACGTACGTGTACTTCATGCCATGCTTTGAGTTAATCTTTGTATGCCACAGCTGCTAGGCTAGCTCGTCGTGTTTACTAACGCAGGGCATCATAATCCACAGGGCCTGGAGGCGCTCAAGGAGCACTTCAAGAACTCCAAGTTCCCCTGCGACAACGACGAGTACCTGCCCGTGGTCTTCTCGCCGCCGCGCGACGGCCGGCAGCTCACCGAGCCGGAGCTCCTCGTCCCCCGCACGCCggtctcgtcgtcgtcctcgtcgctgcctGCCAACGTAGATCCACTGGCGCTAGAGCTCATGGCGCCACCCTCGTCTTCTGGCGACGGCGCGTCCTCCACAATGTCCACCCACGCCGACGAGGACGCCCGCGGCGACGGCAgcaacgatgacgacgacgacgggcTCGGCGAGGAGCTACAGCGCCTAGGCTACACCGACTAGGTAGGCATGCAGGCAGCCTGCTTAGCTATACGATCTCGTGATCCATGTAGCAGCATTTGCTTCGAGAAGTGGCCGAGACAAGGCAACAACAATCATGGTTGCTGCCAAAGCGTATCTCTGGGTGGGATCTGCGAGTGAAGTGAAGAGTCACACATTTATGGCATGTGAATCAAAATGGAACGACGACAGGAGTGTGGGAAATGACTCGAGAAAAGAAGCGATTTGATGTCTGTTTCGATGGACAGATAGAGAGAGActatcatcgtcgccgtcgtcattCATTCTTAGCTTGCATGAAGGCGGAGACGTGTCCTTGTGGTTTTCGATTTGAAGTTTCCATCTTTGAAACTTGAGCCTAGCTAGTAGCTTTGCTAGGAGGAGCTCCCGAGAGACTATTCTTCGTCACGCGTTCGTTCGTTCGTTACATTAATTACATTAATTACATGTTACCTCTCCGAATTTCGAGACGTGATGTTACAATAGATTTGATAGGATCTCCAAAATTCATTTTTCAATCCTTTTGTCTTCTTTGTTATATTTATTCTTCTCATAATGTGTTTTTCTATTTCCTTTTCATGCATTGTGTTTTTGGCTGCACGTTTCATAATGAGTACAGAATCATGTTGTTTGAAGAATGTTTCATTTTACCAGGGATTTGTTTACCGAGCGAAGGTTATCGGCCGGTAACCGGATTTCTGGACCCCTCTCCCTCCTGATAAATGAGTTTATCTCCCAAAAAACTCAATCTATGTCTGGATTCCCAGCTCCTCCCACCTTGATAAATGTGCATCTCCCAAAAAAAAATCAGCCTATTTGAATGTGGTCTAAGTTTAGGCTGGTTTCTTAGTTTAACCTAAACGGTATGTGTTCCCCCTTTTCTATAACCCTAGGCCCTAACTTATTTATCCAGAATATTTAGTTCCTCCTCAAAACATTATATTGAAAATGTGTAGATATTTTTGAGTTCAAAATTAAATTTGGTTTGAGAAACTCGTCCGGTATTTGACTGGTTATCTCCACTAACCCTAGTTACCGGAAATCCTAGCCCCCTTCGAGACTTCTTTTttcatgtcggagtagactaaaGGTGTCCATTAATTTTAGTAGTGCTTACTTGCCATGAGACTTCTTTTttcatgtcggagtagactaaaGGTGTCCATTAATTTTAGTAGTGCTTACTTGCCATGATACGTAACTTAATCAcaattaaatttaaaaaaatcattttcTACATTATAAGTAGGTCATAATTAATAATTCATTAAGATATAAATTTTTAGTAAATTGAAGTACATCCACATTTTTATAGGATATATTCCTTAATTAGATAAAGCTCTTGTATTAATTTCATATCTAGATTTAAGTGATGATAATATCAAGTTTTTGACGAAGATAGAGGTTCTTAAGTCGTtgattatttttttaaaaaaactagatCTAAACTAATAGGTACACTTTTTGGCTGAAGTGTACCTTCAATAAGAAGAAAATTATTCCTAGTTGTTGGAGGAGTCCTTGAGTTATAGTTTGTTCTGCAGAGCTTTACTAACGTCCGGTGTGTGGAGGATTTGTGTGAGGCTGAtgatatggatgtgtgcgctatcCTGACCACCTTGCCACGGATATATGCGTGTCACATGGCTGGCCAGTACACAAAAAAAAACCTCTATTATCTGGCGGTTTTTTTTGGATGTCACAGGCCGTAGTCGTCAGCAATCTTTTTGTTGCTTGGCATGTATTTCTTTCGTTGCGACTAGATAAGAAGGCGGATAATTATGCGTTGTGATTGAATCTATACCGGCACATATTGGTGTCGTGGTTGGTGTCACTCAAGAGCGACCCTTATTAATGCTAAGCTAGGGGAGCATATGCGTAGGTATTTGAGCCGTGCATTCAGAGTAACGATAAAAGTGGTTGCCAACAAAATAAAAGTCAAACATGTTGCATTGACGGGCTAGACATTTCTTGTTACGTGGTGTATAGCCCACATCATAGCCAACCGTTTGACTACATAGCACCAACATAATACACCTCACCACGAAAATCATTACTCAATGTTGCGGGTATAACACCGTACCCATGGCCCGAGCATGCCAGTTCCACCCAACCACTAGGTCGGTGGCGTTGCGCCGGTACACACGTGGGTCATCATCTACGGCAGATCGATCTGATTTTATTCAGCTATATTATGTCCCACTATATATGGGCTTTTGAGTGAGCGAGGTCCACAGGGCATCCTTTACATAAGGGCCCATAATACAAACTCTATCTCTCCCTACAATACAGAGAACAGTTGCCCGCTAAACACCCTGTTACACTCCATAATTGCATCTCTCCAATCCAAACCCTAGATCTACCATCACTCTAATGTCTACAATCCGAAATATAGATCTCGCAACAATCCAGCGTCTACACTCCAAAACTAGATCTTACGGGACCGGAGTCCTCCATCTACCCCGCATGTTTTGAAGGTGTGTTCCTCATCCTTCTACATATATCATTTATTTTTGTTCTTCACTCTCCCTTATCACTTATCAGATCTAACTCGAGGAGGACAGCTGGCAGATGCTCGATGCGTAGGATGGCCGGCAGATGCCCCGCGTAGAGGTCGGCGCTCAGATGCTGCACGCACACATTCTCA contains:
- the LOC124662583 gene encoding protein terminal ear1 homolog codes for the protein MERGGSGIGGMPGAPQNILDAGAQEYYPAIAAAYPFPPLQHPQLYCPPVTYPVMPPPAPMQMPMPMAMPMPMPPPQTVAISQQFGIPMPAAAATASVDGPPSRAVVLSLLPPHTPEAEVARAMAPFGDVRAVDSLALASEGVATVHFFDLRAAERAVSAVREQHMRRQCLLSQHYAAMGAWPPQQPPPPPMDWPQDDGLGLGLVLGQAVWANFAAGCSLPDGGPNGGSLIVLNCLPDVSLSELRQAFQAYGDLKDVREPAHRSSHKFLDFFDSRDAARALAELNGRDFFGHRLLLEYTRPSIPGVRRRAHVPQRPMAPTPPRLQSTWRPLPAPAKPPPPAPPSPGAGKAREGVVLLRRSSPKSSASDQSKGGNNAGTSQERKGKRGKNITIVVNATSTLPSESPSPASATASASGKQPSTKAVGRSGSWRGPKGWRHGWETRYEFKQPDADNNAATAGAATDSSTQEPETRTTVMIRNIPNKYSQKLLLNMLDNHCIEYNKKIEAGGGEGEFEGQPFSSYDFLYLPIDFSNKCNVGYGFVNLTSPEAAVRLYKAFHKQPWEVYNSRKICQVTYARLQGLEALKEHFKNSKFPCDNDEYLPVVFSPPRDGRQLTEPELLVPRTPVSSSSSSLPANVDPLALELMAPPSSSGDGASSTMSTHADEDARGDGSNDDDDDGLGEELQRLGYTD